The window ATGGCAGAGGCTTCGCCGTCGTCGCTAGCGAGGTTAAGAAGTTGGCGGAGCAAACAAGTAGCGCGACCGTGAACATTTCCTCCATTATCGGTGAAACGATTAGTGCTACGAAAGAAGCATCAAGCTCGATGCGGGGCGGACTATCAGAGGTTGAAAAAGGTTCGGCTCTCGTTCAAGCGGCTGGGCAAGTATTCCAATCGATTCTGGCCTCTATTGGGCATGTAAATGACCAAATCCAAGAAGTATCGGCCGCATCAGAAGAAATATCAGCGGGAACCGAAGAGGTGGCCGCTTCTTCTCAGGAGACAGTCAGTATCGTAAAGCAGGCTATGGATGAACTGCAGGCCATTGCCAAGTCGGCAAGTGGGCAGCTGCAATCGATGGTAGAGATCAACTCCTCCTCCGAATCGCTTAGCATGTTGACGGTCGATCTACAGGATCAAATCAACCGCTTCAAGTTGAAATAAAATAGGGAGTAAAGCACCTCATCCGACTATCGGTGAGGTGCTTTGTTTATTTATAGATGAGATCCGCCGCTTGCATCAATCAATTGCCCTGTTATCCAGCGGCTGTCTGAAGAGGCGAGAAAGGCCGCAACATCGGCCACATCTTCCGGTTGTCCCCATCTGTTAAAAGGGGAGAGACCGGTAGCGAATTTCTGCCCGTTTGGATCCTGCAATGTTGCAGCATTCATATCGGTATCGATGATACCAGGCAGGATGGCGTTCACCGTAATGCTGCGATTCCCGAGATGCTGAGCTAAGACGAAGGTTAGTGTGTTGAGCGCACCTTTCGAAATGCTGTAGCCCAGAAGATTAGGGAAAGCCAAACGGGTAACAGCCGAAGAAATATTGATAATGCGGCCTTCGTTTCTCAGACGCGGCAATGCTTGTTGGATAAGAAAAAGCGGTGCTTTGACATGGATGCCCATGACTTCATCAAAAGATTGTTCTGTCGTCTCCTCGATGGTTCCACCCTGCCCGATTCCGGCGTTATTAACAAGAATATCAAACTGATTACCACCAGTGTGCTTCTCGAGGGCTTCGTCCAAGCCCACATACAAATCACGAACGCCGTTTACGGCATTCAAGTCCGCACCGAGTGTAAAGGCGGAGCCGCCTTTACGTTGAATCTCACGAACCACTTCTTCTGCGGCGTTATGATTCATTCTGTAATGGATGGCGACAATGGCTCCATCCTGCGCTAGACGCCGTGCAATCCCTCGTCCAATCCCCCGGCCTGCACCCGTTACTAAAGCAATTTTACCTGTCAGCTTGCTCATATCCTCATCTCCTTCAATGTTTTCATAAATAGTTTTATCACAGGGTGACATTCGAAATGTTGCTCTCTCATTCCGAATAAACTTTTATGATCGACATGAGTAGATTTAAGTTTGAGGTTATGGAGTCATCAGCAGGGACAGCTGCGACCTTAAAATTAAAGCGATTTGATATGATTCCGATACTCGCTTGGCGAGACGCCGTACCAACGTCGGAATTGTTTAGAGAAGTAAAGCGGATCATAGAAACCTACGGATGATGCAATCTGTTCGATGGTAAGCTCCAGCCGTTCTCGAAGCAGCAGGCGAGCTTTATCCACACGCAGTTTCAGAAGAAATGTTACGGGTGTTACCTTGGTATGGCGCTTGAACATGCGCGATAAATACGCGCGGTTGTAGCCCAAACTCTCGGCCATCAGCTCAATAGTGATTGGCTCGGCGTATTGGGTGGAAAGGTAGTGAATCGCTTGCTGCACGATGCGATCACTCTCGGCTTCCGTGACCACGCCGGCTAATGTGGAAGCTGATAATGTTTCACAGTATTCACCGAGTAACAAGTGCAGGTATCCGATGGATTTCAGTTGTGCGTTTGCCTTTTTGGATCTTAGAGCTTGCTGAATATGGCGAAAAAGGACAGGGATGTGGCGGTTGCGTTTGGTATGAATAATGGGCTGCAAGGGAATAACTCCTGTTGAAGCAACTAACGCCGCGGCCTGCGTACCTGTAAAAGCGATCCAGCAATAGTGCCACGGATCGGTCTCATCGGAGACATAGCTTATGAGCTGTTCAGGCTCAATGACGAAGCTGTCCCCGGTGCCAAGCTCGTACTCTTCGCCTTGAGAGGAGAACACCCCTTTACCCGATATCACATAGTGGATCAGATAGTAGTCGTATACTTTGGGGCCTAACCGATGCTCAGGCTTCGTCTGGCTCTCACCCGCAAACAGCACGGTTAATTCACTCTCTTGGGAAGGTAGTGGATTCGAAACAACGTAATAGCTCTCTGACTTTGGCATGCCTACTCCTCATCTCCGATCGAAGCATCTTCATATACCATCACTTTATCATAAATCTTATGAAAAAGTAGTGAGCCTGAGATCACATTTTTCCATGTGGAAATAACATGCCTCCATAGCTAATTACACGTTCTTCTCGTATACTGAAGTTACAAAGATACCAAGCATAACGACTCCATCATCCTCAGATGACGAGCGAAATCACTTCTAAAACCACTAAAGGCGGTGCCAGAATGGCAGATTTGCAAGCTCTAAAAAACACGTTTATTGAAATTTACGGGAATTCTACAACGGCAATTTCAGCTTTTCATGCTCCAGGTCGGGTGAATTTGATCGGTGAGCACACGGATTACAATGGCGGTTATGTTTTCCCGGCAGCGCTAACGTTCGGAACAACGTTGATCATTCGTCCAAGACAAGATCGTGTAATTGGATTTGCATCGACAAACCTGGCACTTCGCAAACAAATTTCCATAGATGACTTGTCCTATCAAGAAGAGGATGACTGGATCAATTATCCGAAAGGGATTTTCGTACACTTGGCAAAAGAAGGTTTCCCTGTTACGCAGGGCTACGATCTTTTGTTCCACGGTGAAATCCCGAATGGTGCCGGACTTTCGTCCTCGGCTTCCATTGAAGTCGTTACAGCTTTTGGCTTATTAACACTTGAAAAGTATCCGATTGATACCGTGAAAATCGCATTGCTCGCTCAAAAAACAGAGAACCAATTCGTTGGCGTCAACAGTGGCATCATGGATCAATTCGCGGTAGCCAATGGCAAAAAAGATCATGCCATTCTGCTCATGTGCGACACGCTTGAGTATCGCCATGTGCCTTTTCAAAGCGGCAGCTACAAGCTGGTTATAGGGAATACGAACAAACGCAGAGGTCTGATAGACTCCGCATACAATGAGAGAAGAAGCCAATGTGAGCAGGCTGTGACCTATTTGCAAAAGCAGTTTCCTTCGATCACTTTGCTTGGTCAACTGAACCTTGCGCAATTTAACGAATTCAAACATCTAATTCCAGACGAAACCATCCGCCAACGAGCGCAGCATGTTATTGAAGAAATTGACCGTGTACTGAAATCCATAGAGGTGCTGGAAGCGAACGACCTGGAATCTTTCGGTAAGCTGATGATCGGGTCCCATGACTCGCTTCGCGATCTTTATGAAGTAACAGGGGTAGAGCTGGATACGATGGTTGCGGCAGCACTGAAGGTTCCGGGTGTACTTGGGGCACGTATGACTGGCGCAGGTTTCGGCGGATGCACGGTTTCTTTAGTTCATGAGGACAGTGTACAGACGTTTATCGATCAAGTGGGTAAAGAATATACGGAAAAAACAGGCCTGACACCAAGCTTCTACGTTTGTAATATCGGTAATGGTGTCGAACAAGTCGGGGAGGCGTTATAAATGGCCATTCTAGTAACGGGCGGAGCAGGCTATATCGGATCTCATGCGGTAGCAGAGCTGGTTGCCAAAGGTGAAGAAGTCGTTGTCGTTGATAATTTGCAGCAAGGGCACAGAAACGCTGTGCTTGGGGGCAAGCTGTACGTAGGTGATTTGCGCGATGGCGAGTTTCTGGATACGGTTTTCACTGAGAACAGTATTGATGCTATCATCCATTTTGCAGCGAATTCGTTAGTTGGCGAGAGCATGACCAATCCTGCGAAATACTATCACAATAACGTGTACGGAACGCTTTGCTTGCTTGAGAAAATGACGCAATACGGCGTGAAGAAAATTGTCTTCTCCTCTACGGCTGCCACGTATGGTGAGCCTGAAAATATTCCCATCCTAGAAAGCGATCGCACTTTGCCGACGAATACGTATGGCGAGACGAAGCTGGCTATGGAAAAAATGATGAAATGGTTCGACATCGCGCATGGCATCAAATATGTATCGCTTCGTTATTTTAATGCAGCTGGGGCTCATGCTGGAGGCAAAATTGGGGAGGATCATAGCCCAGAGACGCATCTGATTCCTATCATTCTTCAAGTGGCTCTTGGTCAAAGGCCGCATATTTCCATCTTCGGAGAAGACTATGCAACAGAAGATGGTTCGTGTGTTCGCGACTACATTCATGTTAGCGATTTGGCAAGCGCCCATGTTCTTGCGGTTGAGAAGCTGCGTGGCGGAGCAGAAAGCAATATTTACAACCTAGGCAATGGCACAGGATTCTCGGTCAAAGAAGTCATCGAAATCGCCCGTAAAGTGACCGGACATGCGATTCCTGCCGTCATCGAACCGCGTAGAGCCGGTGATCCAGCAACGTTAATTGCCTCCTCTGAGCGTGCAAGAGCTGAGCTTGGTTGGAAACCAACACGTGATTCCTTGGAATCCATTATCGAGAGCGCGTGGAACTGGCACCAAAATCATCCGAACGGGTACGAAGAGTAGAGTAGGGAAGACCGTGCAGAACGGAGCTGAACAGAAGCTTGTTTTGTAGAAAGGAACGTGGCACATGGAACGGACAGTTAAAGCATCGCAGCATGCCGCATTGACCATAGAAAGGCTCCTTCAGTTCGCTATGCAAAATGGGCTGATTGAGCACCTTGATGTATATATTTCACGCAATGCTTTGCTAGATTTATTCGGTCTGGCTGAACCTTATCAAGGCGAAGTGCCGATAGAGAAATTGAGCAGTCCGGTTGCCTTGCTAGAAGAACTGCTCGATGCAGCTTTTGAGGCAGGCCTCTTGGAAGAGAATACGACAACGTACCGTGATTTGCTGGACGCACGGATTATGGGGCTCCTAATGCCTCGTCCATCCGAGGTCGTGCATCAATTTTGGAACACTGCCAAAACAACGAGCGTTGAGGCGGCGACGGATTACTTCTACAAGCAATCCATCGATTCCAACTATATTCGGATGGATCGCATTCAGAAAAATGCCTACTGGTTGGCCGAAACAACGTATGGCGATCTCGAAATCACGATCAACCTTTCCAAACCGGAGAAAGATCCGAAGGAAATTGCCCTGCTCAAAACGCTGCCGCAAAGCAGTTATCCCTTATGTCTGCTATGCGCTGACAACTTAGGGTACGCAGGCCGTGTGAATCACCCGGCGAGGCAAAATCTGCGTGTTATTCCGTTGGAATTGGATGGCGAGAAATGGTACTTCCAGTACTCACCGTACGTGTACTACAACGAGCACAGCATCATCTTCCATGAGAAACACATCCCGATGAAAACGACGGCGCACACGTTCTACCGTTTGCTGGATTTCATCGATCAGTTTCCTCATTATTTCATCGGGTCGAATGCGGACCTGCCGATCGTAGGTGGTTCTATTCTGAACCACGACCATTTCCAAGGCGGACGCCATAAATTTCCGATGGAAAAAGCACCAAGTGAGAAGGCATTCTCACATGCTGAGTTTGCCGGTGTGAAAGCCGCCATCGTCAAGTGGCCGATGTCGGTGCTTCGCCTGAGCGGGCACAACAAGCAGCAGATTTATATGCTTGCGAGCAAGCTGCTCGAAGACTGGCGCGCATACAGTGATGCGGAAGCGGACGTCCTCGCCTTCAGCGAGAAGGACGGACAGCGGGTCCCGCATAACACGATCACCCCGATCGCCCGCAACAATGCACGGGGCGAGTATGAGCTTGATCTGGTGCTGCGCAACAACCGCACCAGTGAAGAGCATCCGGATGGGATTTTCCATCCGCACCAGCACTTGCACCACATCAAGAAGGAGAACATCGGCTTGATTGAGGTTATGGGGCTGGCGGTGCTGCCAGGCCGCCTGCAAGAGGAGCTGGCGGATATCGCCAAGCTCCTCACCGGCGAAGCCGCATTCGGCCGCGAGATCCGTGAAGAGGCCAGCCATCCGCTGCATAAGCATGCGGAATGGATTGAAGCGATGCTTGCGAAGCATGGCGCTGAGCTGCCGCAGGACGGAGCGAATGCGGTGCTGCAGTCGGAAGTCGGCAGCAAGTTCATGGACGTGCTGCTGGATGCAGGCGTGTTCAAACGTGATGAAGCCGGGCAAGCGGCTTTTGGACGGTTTTTGGCGGCTGCGGGCTTTGCACAGTTGTAATTGTAGTTGGAACTCTCCGGTCACTGTGATCGGGGAGTTTTTTTGTCAGCATATAAGAATTTCTGGTTTTGGGTTAGGGGTAAGGCGACTAAGCTTACCTTATTTAGGATAGTTAGCTACAGATTTTTGCTAGGCTATTGAGATTGTGGATATGCATGATCATTCGGAAGTAACTATGCTTTTCTAGCGTTTTGTTCCTGGTTTTTTGAAAAATTGGAGAATTAAGAAGGCAAGTTGTACGGCGTACAACAATTTCTTTGATTTCTGCTTGGCAAGTTAAGAATGTTGTAGGTTCTACAACAATTTAGCCTTTTTATAGGCTATAGAGCTACTTTAGGCAAGAAATGTTGTATTTTGTGCAACAATCGGTTGGAAAGCGTGAATTAGCTTGCCTAAAGTTGTACTTAGTACAACTTCACACGGATAAGTATGCGAATGTCTCAGCATTACGTCACTTGGGCGTAGATTGCTTTGCAACAACCATTATAAGCACGCTCAACTAAGGACGGCGTATGCCGGTTTTTATATTTAGGTGGAATGGGAAGCGCTATTTGCTTTTGAATCCTAAGCTTGATAGTAGTAAACTAAATAGTAAGTAGTTGGTAATTAGTTGATGTTATCTGGTTTTGGATCGAGGAGGAGAAAACAGGATGGAAAGCTTTGGGGCTTTGATAGTGGAACGATCAGAGGAGCAGTTTACCGCCAATGTGAAAGATCTGCGGCTGGAGGACTTACCACCAGGTGAAGTGACGATCCGTGTTTTATATTCTGGAATTAATTATAAAGATGCTCTGGCTCTTAGCCCGACTGGACGCGTTGTGCATGCCTACCCGATGGTACCAGGAGTTGATTTGGCGGGAACCGTCGTTTCTTCATCAGATCGGCGGTTTCGCGAAGGAGATGAGGTACTTGTCACCAGCTACGAGCTAGGTACAGGGCATTACGGCGGATTTAGCACCTATGCACGTGTACCGGCTGACTGGGTCGTGCCTCTTCCGCAGGGACTAACCCATCGCGAGGCGATGATATTGGGTACGGCGGGATTTACCGCGGCGCTCTCCATACAACGCATGGAAGAGAATGGCTTGAGCAAGGAGCAAGGACCCGTGCTTGTCCGTGGTGCAACTGGAGGAGTGGGCAGCAGCAGTGTATCCATGCTTGCAGCGCTTGGTTATGAGGTGGAAGCAAGCACTGGGAAGTCTGCGGATCATCAGTACCTGCTCGATCTAGGGGCTAAGCGGGTATTAACGCGAGAGGAGCTTTCTCCATCTATTAGCAAGCCGCTAAATAAGGAGTACTGGGCGGGCTCCGTCGATCCCGTTGGGGGGGACTCCCTAGCCCATGTCCTGAGCAGGATCAAGTACGGCGGTTCTGTTGCCCTGAGTGGATTGACGGGTGGTGGTGAGTTCGCCGCATCGGTGTTTCCTTTTATCCTGCGAGGTGTCAATGTGTTAGGGATTGATTCGGTTGCTTGCCCGATGGAGGTTAGAAAGCCCCTATGGGATCGTATTGCGAAGGAACTGAAGCCGAAAGGCTTGGAACAGACTGTTTATCAAGAGGTTTCGCTGGATGGAGTTACGGAGGCTGCTAAGCAGGTTCTGAAAGCGAAGGTCAGAGGAAGAGTGCTTGTCCGATTGTAAAAGCGGAGGCAGACACTTCTTTCATTTCATGAAATAAGGAGAGATGGACGTTGAAAATGCGCGTTTCTGCTGTGCAATATCATTTGCATACGATACATAGTTTCGAAGAGTTCGCCGCGCAGGTGGGGCATTATGTGAAAGTGGCTCAGGAGTTTGAAGCGGAATTTGTGCTGTTTCCTGAATTATTTACGACTCAGTTAATGTCTATAGGGGATGAAAATGGTAAGGCGCTGCCCATCGAGGCATTGCCGTCGTATACGGATGCTTATCGAACGCTTTTTCAAGGGTTGGCGAAGCAAACGGGGATGCATTTGATCGGTGGCACTCACATTACCTCTGAGGAAGGAAAGCTGTATAATACAGCATTCTTGTTTTATCCCGATGGCCGAATTGGGGAGCAGAAGAAGCTGCATATCACTCCGACTGAAGTGAAGGAATGGAATATGGGTGCTGGGGATTCCTTGCAGGTTTTTGATACGGAAAAAGGCCGCATTGCGATTCTGGTCTGTTATGATGTGGAGTTTCCGGAAATCGTACGGATGGCGAGAGCACGCGGAGCGGATGTGTTGTTCGCCCCATCTTGTACGGATGACCGGCACGGATTCCATCGGGTACGTTATACGTGCCATGCTAGAACAATTGAAAATCAAATCTACGTGGTCACGACGGGGACAGTCGGGGCACTGCCAACGGTTGATTTCATGAGGGGCAACTTCGGACAAGCTGCGGTGATCACGCCAAACGATGTGCCTTTTCCGCCAAAGGGAATACTGGTAGAAGGCGAGATCAACGGTGACATGGTTGTCACGGCTGATTTGGATCTGGAGTTGCTGAACCTCGTTCGGGAAAAAGGCTCCGTCACCACGTGGCGTGACCGCAGAACAGATTTGTACACAGATTGGTCCTAACGAAGTGAGATCAAGGGGGCTTACAGTGCACGATGGATTTAGAAGCTGCCAAGAAAGTTACAGAGCCGGAGAAATTGTACGCTAAAAAATTATACGTCTTCGACGGGGATAAACCGATCGAGGCTGTGATTCGCAATTATGGAAAAGGCGATTTTGACGCGCTCATTCGCGTTCAGCAGGAAAGCTTCCCTCCGCCTTTTCCATCCGAGCTGTGGTGGAATGAGGAGCAGCTCACGGAGCATATCACCCGATTTCCCGAAGGGGCGCTTTGTGTAGAGGTGGCCGGTCAGGTTGTTGGGTCCATAACAGGGCTTCGCGTAGACTATGAGGAGCAGCAGGCAGCTGACCATAGTTGGTCATCTTTGACGGACGACGGGTACATCCGAACACATCGTCCAGATGGCGACACCCTCTATATAGTGGACATATGTATTATGCCGGCTTACCGCAAATTTGGTCTCGGCAAGTTGATGATGCAGTCTATGTACGAAGTGGTCGTGCATCTAGGTTTAAGAAGGCTGCTTGGAGGCGGGCGGATGCCAGGTTATCACAAGCATGCCGCTGTGATGAGCGTGGATGACTACGTGAGGGCCGTCATGGCAGGGATATTGAAGGATCCGGTTATTACTTTTTTGCTGCGCTGCGGCCGGACGCCTGTGCAGGTTGTGCCAAACTATTTGCAGGATGAGGAGTCACTTAACCATGCGCTTTTGATGGAGTGGCGGAATCCATTTCGAATCTGACGAAGGAGTGAAGTTCTTATTATGGAGTACATACGGATTACAAGCATAGATAATCCCTTGTTTCGGAGCATGCATGATCTGATGAAAGAGGTATTTCCACCAGAAGAGGTGCTCGAATACGCATTGTGGAAAGAACCGCTCGAGGACCCTGGTATCCGGGTATTCGTAGCCGTTCATGAAGGTAAAGTCGTAGGCACAACGGAGTATCGCTACTATGATGACTTCGAGGTGGCGATGACGGACTTCACCATTATTGGTCAAGCGGGGCTTGGTATCGGTCGCTTTCTGGCGCGGAAACGCTGGAATGATCTAGAAGTATTGGCAGCCGAATCTGGCAAGCCGATGCTGGGAATGTTCGCTGAGATTTATGATCCCTATCGGATCGAAGATCATGCTTTCGGCGGCGTGAAGCCGATGGATCCTTATGTACGGCGTGAGGTATTGTCACATCTGGGCTATAAGCGGATCGACTTCCCATACGTTCATCCCTCTTGGGAGAACAATGGAGAAGCGGTTGAGGAACTCGACCTCTGTTTCTTGCCGACAGATGAGAATCAAGATGAGTTAGACGCAGGGCTCGTTGTGAAGTTCTTGAAACGCTATTATTCCGTTTTGGCGAATAAGCCGAAGGCTTGGCATGATATGGTTGAGGGGCTTGAGGGGAAAACGATGTTGGCACTTAAGCCTCTGTAGGGGTATCAAAAGTGGATAGAAGTCTCTAAAGGCTTCTATTTCATCAACTTAATGTAAAAGATTAAGATTAGAGTCCTTAAAGGCTATTATTTGGGAAGTTTTTTTGAAATGCATTCTTTTTAGCATAGATAGCAGTCCTTAGAGGCTTCTATTTTATTAAATCTACTGAAAATGTAAAAATAGGAGTCTCTACAGACTCCTATTTTTGTTGAGAAGCTCAATATCGTGTAATAGTGCTCTGTATAACACCACGAATTGCTCCTGTTTACTCCCTACCAACCAAAATCCAATGTCTTTCCAGTCTCCGCCAGTGTCTTGATATTGCTCAGAATCATCCACCAACTTGCCTTGGTAGTCTCAAAGCTTGGGTGGTCGGGTGTCCAATTATCATTGACCAGCGTTAGTTTCGTACAGCTCCCAACAGTCTCAAGTGAGAATGTCATTCTAGATTCAAAGTCCGCATGATTCGGGTTGTAAGATGGACCGGCATGTTCGGTACAACTTATGAGCTTTTCCGGTTCGTATGCTAAAATCTTACCATATACATGAACGGTTTCCTCACCGTCATTACCAGGTCCCACGTAAGCATAATCGGATCCAATTTCAAAAGTAGACTGAAGCACACTGCCAAAGAGAATCTTACGCGTCCCCTCTGGAGTCACGAGAATATCCCACACTTCTTTAAGTCCTGCCCCAATGTAAAATTCGTATTTGAGTTCCATATACTTCCACTCCTTCGGTATGTGATATGATTAATTATAGATGGTTGAACAACCTATGTATTGTAAAAACGCGACAAGGAGAGAGCGAAGTGATTCCCAAAGCCACCAAGCCCAGCCTAGGTATTATGAATCTGCAGCAAGGCGAGCAGAAATTCCAGCTTTCGCGACATACCCCGTCTGAAGATCTAGCCTATTTCATACGACATTACTGGATAGTTAGGTGGGATTTAACCAACCAAGATCCTTATTTGCAGCATGTTATCCCGAATCCCTGCGTTAATCTCCTCGTTGAGCCAGGTCGAACGGCCATCTATGGTCCAGGGAAAGAGAAGTATGGGCATTATCTGCAAGACCAAGGATGCGTGTTCGGCGTCAAATTCAAGCCTGGCGGATTTTACCCTTTTTTAAAGCAGCCGATTTCTGATTTGTTGAACAATCCTATGAGTGTCATGAGCGTTTTTGATATAGATCCTCGTCAACTTGAGACGAATATTTTTGCACAGGTAGAAGATTGCCATATGGTCAATCATATCGAGCAACTGATCCGGCCCAAGCTTCCCGAACAGGATGAACAGGTCGTTTTTGTTAATAAGATCATCGATTATATCAATCAGAAGCCCGATCTGACCAAAGTCGATGCCCTCTGCGATTACTTCAATGTGAATAAAAGAACGCTGCAGCGCTTGTTCGACCACTACGTCGGAGTTAGCCCCAAGTGGGTGATCAAGCTGGCCCGAATCCAGAACGCAGCTGAGACGACGGATCTAAGCCGGAGACATAACTGGTCCAAGCTTTCCATGGATCTCGGATATCATGACCAGTCGCATTTTATCAAGGATTTCAAGTCCATTATCGGCCAGACTCCTGATGAATATGCTCGTGTGACGGTATGAAAAAGGTGCCGGCATGAAATTGTCGGCACCCCATTAAGCGGTCGCTCGCCGAGCGACGCAGAGATCCAGCGGCAGCCATGCTGCGTGCACGAGCATGTGCGCAACGATGGCAGCGGCGAGGCCATGCTTCCAGAACAGCCAGCCTGCGGCAGCATACGAAGGCGCGTGCCCTGCTGCGAATGCGATGCCGCTCACGATGATCGACAAAGTAAGAGATCGTAGTAGTCGTCTATTTTTATGAAGTGGAATTGGCATTTGTCACTTCCTTGTACGATTACTTTTTGCGTGACCAGATACGGTGTATTTTACGAACTGCGAATAGATAGACGATGAAGGGGGTCGGCACTTGAATGATCCCCCAGATCCCCCAAAACCATGGGTATTTCGCGCTGCGTTTGTGTGCATCCATGAACAGCCATGTGCTTTGTGTGAGTAGAAGAAGAGGGATGCCGATCCATGCCCAGAGGGGCAGTTGATCCCATTTTGAATCATTCATAGCGGTGTTCCTCCTGTTTGCGAACGAACAGCCAGACTAAAGGCGCTACAACAGCGAGAATTTGAAAAATGATGAAAACAACAGGCTGTGCATTCATCATTACATATAAGAGTGAGAGCAGCAGCAGGGCAGCTATCCACAATTTGAGCAAGTCTCTCCAGAGCTTTGAACGCTGTTTGTTTTGCGTTTCAACGATTTGCTGATCGAACCAAGTGGGGCTTGGTGTGAAAGCCGGAAAGAGCTCATCAAGCCGTTGAAGCCCTTCTTGCAGCTGTTGTGCCGTCATCTCATCCTTGCTTTTGCCATTTTCTGAACCTTCTCTTTTCTTTGGATCTTCCGGTTCCATCTACGCCAGCTCCTTTCGCAATTGTTTGAGTGCATGATGCACTCTGGATTTGACGGTACCCTCAGCAATCCCCAGCATGTCACCGATTTCTTCATAGGTATAACCGTAGTAATGCTTGAGAATTACCGGAATGCGAGCCTCCTGCTGCAGCTCGGCTAATGCGTTCAGCACCTCAGGCCATTTCTCGTTCTGTTGCCCGGCTTGCCACTGCATCCGGCGCAGCGATTGATCTTGCTCTTGCTGGTGCCAGAGCTTTTCCCGCTTTTTGCGCCGTACCTGGTCCAAGAAAAGGTTCGTGGCAATCGTGATCAGCCAAGATGAAAACTTCGATTGTCCATTATACAGCCTGATCTTCTCTATGCACTTGATCATCGTTTCTTGGGTAATATCTTCAGCTATATGCGAGTCCAGCGTAATTTTCAACATATACTTGTATACAAAAGCAAAGTGCTGCTGCAGCAGCAAGGACAGAGCGGCATTGTCTCCGCGTATGGCCTGACGAATTAATTCGTGCTCTTCCAAGTGAGTGAACATCCTCTCTGCCTGAATTCATTGATAATACGAACAGCTCCAATACATCGTTCAATGTGCACGAAAATTTATGTAAAATTATTTATTAGCT is drawn from Paenibacillus sp. V4I7 and contains these coding sequences:
- a CDS encoding carbon-nitrogen hydrolase family protein — translated: MKMRVSAVQYHLHTIHSFEEFAAQVGHYVKVAQEFEAEFVLFPELFTTQLMSIGDENGKALPIEALPSYTDAYRTLFQGLAKQTGMHLIGGTHITSEEGKLYNTAFLFYPDGRIGEQKKLHITPTEVKEWNMGAGDSLQVFDTEKGRIAILVCYDVEFPEIVRMARARGADVLFAPSCTDDRHGFHRVRYTCHARTIENQIYVVTTGTVGALPTVDFMRGNFGQAAVITPNDVPFPPKGILVEGEINGDMVVTADLDLELLNLVREKGSVTTWRDRRTDLYTDWS
- a CDS encoding GNAT family N-acetyltransferase — protein: MDLEAAKKVTEPEKLYAKKLYVFDGDKPIEAVIRNYGKGDFDALIRVQQESFPPPFPSELWWNEEQLTEHITRFPEGALCVEVAGQVVGSITGLRVDYEEQQAADHSWSSLTDDGYIRTHRPDGDTLYIVDICIMPAYRKFGLGKLMMQSMYEVVVHLGLRRLLGGGRMPGYHKHAAVMSVDDYVRAVMAGILKDPVITFLLRCGRTPVQVVPNYLQDEESLNHALLMEWRNPFRI
- a CDS encoding GNAT family N-acetyltransferase, which produces MEYIRITSIDNPLFRSMHDLMKEVFPPEEVLEYALWKEPLEDPGIRVFVAVHEGKVVGTTEYRYYDDFEVAMTDFTIIGQAGLGIGRFLARKRWNDLEVLAAESGKPMLGMFAEIYDPYRIEDHAFGGVKPMDPYVRREVLSHLGYKRIDFPYVHPSWENNGEAVEELDLCFLPTDENQDELDAGLVVKFLKRYYSVLANKPKAWHDMVEGLEGKTMLALKPL
- a CDS encoding SRPBCC domain-containing protein, with amino-acid sequence MELKYEFYIGAGLKEVWDILVTPEGTRKILFGSVLQSTFEIGSDYAYVGPGNDGEETVHVYGKILAYEPEKLISCTEHAGPSYNPNHADFESRMTFSLETVGSCTKLTLVNDNWTPDHPSFETTKASWWMILSNIKTLAETGKTLDFGW
- a CDS encoding helix-turn-helix transcriptional regulator, which produces MIPKATKPSLGIMNLQQGEQKFQLSRHTPSEDLAYFIRHYWIVRWDLTNQDPYLQHVIPNPCVNLLVEPGRTAIYGPGKEKYGHYLQDQGCVFGVKFKPGGFYPFLKQPISDLLNNPMSVMSVFDIDPRQLETNIFAQVEDCHMVNHIEQLIRPKLPEQDEQVVFVNKIIDYINQKPDLTKVDALCDYFNVNKRTLQRLFDHYVGVSPKWVIKLARIQNAAETTDLSRRHNWSKLSMDLGYHDQSHFIKDFKSIIGQTPDEYARVTV
- a CDS encoding sigmaY antisigma factor component, whose translation is MNDSKWDQLPLWAWIGIPLLLLTQSTWLFMDAHKRSAKYPWFWGIWGIIQVPTPFIVYLFAVRKIHRIWSRKK
- a CDS encoding YxlC family protein — protein: MEPEDPKKREGSENGKSKDEMTAQQLQEGLQRLDELFPAFTPSPTWFDQQIVETQNKQRSKLWRDLLKLWIAALLLLSLLYVMMNAQPVVFIIFQILAVVAPLVWLFVRKQEEHRYE
- the sigY gene encoding RNA polymerase sigma factor SigY yields the protein MEEHELIRQAIRGDNAALSLLLQQHFAFVYKYMLKITLDSHIAEDITQETMIKCIEKIRLYNGQSKFSSWLITIATNLFLDQVRRKKREKLWHQQEQDQSLRRMQWQAGQQNEKWPEVLNALAELQQEARIPVILKHYYGYTYEEIGDMLGIAEGTVKSRVHHALKQLRKELA